The following are from one region of the Methanoculleus caldifontis genome:
- a CDS encoding ABC transporter permease — protein MITGLRVAAFLAWKSIRRGSKGTLVLTIMIVALIFVNLVFLPSIISGVVQTFDTQSIEFDFGNLVIEPREGSRYIDGVASLQRQIERIPGITGTSPRTAAGVTYFYKGRNTASTLYGINPADERSVTRIAEFMTEGEFLSNGDTDAIVMGATLAGTEGDEGGGLPTLEGVVVGDSVEVGYPNGEARTYRVKGIFETQSFGVDTSAFVTNREMSGVLGLQDQASVILVKTEENGREEEFQRELLSYGIQEEVRTYQEKAGGFVDQAIQSFNIINAISTLVSLIIAIVVIFIVIFINTVNRRRQIGILKAIGIDQQIIINSYVLQVLFITVVGALVGMVLNAGVTAYLTAYPLVFPGGPVYPVVEVSAVLWSVASLFAVSLPAGYIPAWRIAREDILTAIRG, from the coding sequence GTGATCACAGGCCTCAGGGTCGCCGCGTTCCTCGCCTGGAAATCCATCCGGCGGGGGAGCAAGGGGACGCTCGTCCTCACCATCATGATCGTCGCCCTCATCTTCGTGAACCTGGTCTTCCTGCCCTCGATCATCTCCGGGGTCGTCCAGACCTTCGACACCCAGTCGATCGAGTTCGACTTCGGGAACCTGGTCATCGAGCCCCGCGAGGGCAGCCGGTACATCGACGGCGTCGCATCCCTCCAGAGGCAGATCGAGCGCATACCGGGGATCACCGGCACGTCCCCGCGGACGGCCGCAGGCGTTACCTACTTCTATAAGGGCCGCAACACCGCGAGCACGCTCTACGGTATAAACCCGGCAGACGAGCGGTCGGTGACCAGGATCGCCGAGTTCATGACCGAGGGGGAGTTCCTCTCGAACGGCGATACCGACGCGATCGTGATGGGCGCGACCCTTGCGGGGACGGAGGGGGACGAGGGGGGCGGCCTCCCCACGCTTGAGGGGGTCGTGGTCGGCGACTCGGTTGAGGTGGGTTACCCGAACGGGGAAGCAAGGACTTACCGGGTGAAAGGGATCTTTGAGACCCAGTCCTTCGGGGTCGATACGTCGGCCTTCGTCACCAACCGCGAGATGAGCGGGGTGCTCGGCCTCCAGGACCAGGCGTCCGTGATCCTGGTGAAGACCGAAGAGAACGGGAGGGAAGAGGAGTTCCAGAGAGAACTGCTCTCCTACGGCATCCAGGAGGAGGTCCGGACATACCAGGAGAAGGCGGGAGGGTTCGTCGACCAGGCGATCCAGAGTTTCAACATCATCAACGCGATCTCGACCCTGGTCAGCCTGATCATCGCCATCGTGGTGATCTTCATCGTGATCTTCATCAACACCGTAAACCGGCGGCGGCAGATCGGGATCTTAAAGGCGATCGGGATCGACCAGCAGATCATCATCAACTCCTACGTCCTCCAGGTGCTCTTCATCACCGTGGTCGGGGCGCTCGTCGGGATGGTGCTGAACGCCGGCGTGACGGCCTACCTGACCGCCTACCCGCTCGTCTTCCCCGGCGGCCCGGTCTACCCGGTTGTTGAGGTGTCGGCGGTCCTCTGGAGCGTCGCGAGCCTCTTTGCGGTCTCGCTCCCGGCAGGCTACATCCCGGCATGGAGGATCGCGCGGGAGGATATCCTCACCGCGATCAGGGGGTGA
- a CDS encoding ABC transporter ATP-binding protein, with protein MIVAEDLTRVYTMGRVEVRALRGVSLSVAKGEFVGIMGASGSGKSTLLHILGLLDRPTSGKVLLDGTDVLALSDNRRTQFRLNRLGYVFQDYALIGELTALENVYLTSLVRGDQEEDYMRKSVDILERVGLGDRMDHRQSELSGGEQQRVAIARALVNSPSILLADEPCANLDSQTSKSILDLFARLNEELEQTILMVSHEDWHKEYFCRVATLRDGLIEDVTECRKG; from the coding sequence ATGATCGTCGCCGAAGATCTCACCAGGGTCTACACCATGGGCAGGGTGGAGGTCCGCGCCCTCCGGGGCGTCTCGCTCTCGGTCGCAAAGGGAGAGTTCGTCGGGATCATGGGGGCGAGCGGGAGCGGCAAGTCGACGCTCCTCCACATCCTCGGCCTCCTCGACCGGCCCACCTCCGGGAAGGTTCTCCTTGACGGAACAGACGTCCTCGCCCTCTCCGACAACCGGCGGACGCAGTTCAGGCTGAACCGGCTCGGTTACGTCTTCCAGGATTACGCCCTCATCGGGGAGCTCACGGCGCTCGAGAACGTCTACTTAACGTCGCTCGTCCGGGGCGACCAGGAGGAGGATTACATGAGGAAGAGCGTCGACATCCTCGAACGGGTCGGCCTCGGCGACCGGATGGACCACCGGCAGAGCGAACTCTCGGGCGGGGAGCAGCAGCGGGTGGCGATCGCCCGGGCGCTCGTGAACAGCCCGAGCATCCTGCTCGCCGACGAGCCCTGCGCGAACCTCGACAGCCAGACCTCAAAGAGCATCCTCGACCTCTTCGCACGGTTAAACGAGGAGCTGGAACAGACGATCCTGATGGTCTCGCACGAGGACTGGCATAAAGAATACTTCTGCCGGGTCGCCACCCTGCGAGACGGGCTGATCGAGGACGTGACGGAGTGCAGGAAGGGGTGA
- a CDS encoding DUF1059 domain-containing protein encodes MQEQKTFRCKDLGLACEFEEKAEDENELMKRIEGHVQTIHQMNPEQPETQEKIRKAMK; translated from the coding sequence ATGCAGGAACAGAAGACGTTCAGGTGCAAGGATCTCGGCCTTGCGTGCGAGTTCGAGGAGAAGGCTGAGGACGAGAACGAGCTGATGAAGCGCATCGAGGGGCACGTCCAGACCATCCACCAGATGAACCCGGAGCAGCCGGAGACGCAGGAGAAGATCCGCAAAGCGATGAAGTGA
- a CDS encoding class I SAM-dependent methyltransferase, giving the protein MKATRTGMAHHMGSSRHRPEDEAARRRWQHPESILEEIGLAAGETFIDVGCGEGFFALPAARIVGPHGRVCGIDIDAEALDLLQEKSFHEKLGNVVLHHGAAEEAVLCEGCADVVFFGISLHDFEDPVRVLANAKRMAAPEGRIVDVDWKKEPLPLGPPAAKKFDTEHAASLMAEAGLRVIAVADLEPYHYMVTAVPER; this is encoded by the coding sequence ATGAAGGCCACCCGAACCGGCATGGCACACCACATGGGATCTTCGCGGCACCGGCCGGAGGATGAGGCCGCCCGCAGGCGCTGGCAGCACCCCGAGTCCATCCTTGAGGAGATCGGGCTTGCCGCAGGCGAGACCTTCATCGACGTCGGGTGCGGGGAAGGCTTCTTTGCGCTCCCGGCGGCCCGGATCGTCGGGCCGCACGGCCGCGTCTGCGGTATCGATATCGACGCGGAGGCTCTCGATCTCCTGCAGGAGAAGTCCTTCCACGAGAAGCTCGGCAACGTCGTCCTCCACCACGGGGCGGCCGAAGAGGCTGTCCTCTGCGAGGGCTGCGCGGACGTCGTCTTCTTCGGGATCTCCCTTCACGACTTCGAGGACCCGGTCAGGGTGCTTGCCAACGCAAAGCGGATGGCGGCCCCGGAAGGCAGGATCGTCGACGTGGACTGGAAGAAGGAGCCGCTCCCCCTCGGTCCGCCGGCTGCAAAGAAGTTTGACACGGAGCATGCGGCGTCGCTGATGGCGGAGGCGGGGCTCCGGGTTATCGCGGTCGCGGACCTGGAGCCCTACCACTACATGGTCACGGCAGTGCCGGAGAGATGA
- a CDS encoding protease inhibitor I42 family protein: protein MVRRKSIYTVLVAGLLALCMLGAGCTTQPTEQENATVTPTPVTTTTVPEANATTAPEEEGTYAFNEVDDNTTVTLPVGSNLTISLGENPTTGYQWNVTSSTGLQYVNDTYLPPETGLVGAGGVHVWEYIAAETGNAEFSAVYTRPWENVTENDTTFSMAFIIE, encoded by the coding sequence ATGGTTCGGAGAAAGAGTATCTATACCGTCCTGGTTGCAGGGCTTCTCGCCCTGTGCATGCTTGGTGCCGGCTGCACGACGCAGCCGACTGAACAGGAGAACGCGACCGTGACCCCCACCCCGGTGACGACCACGACCGTTCCCGAGGCGAACGCAACGACCGCCCCCGAAGAGGAAGGGACCTACGCCTTCAACGAAGTGGACGACAACACGACCGTCACCCTCCCGGTCGGGAGCAACCTCACCATCAGCCTCGGCGAGAACCCGACGACCGGATACCAGTGGAACGTCACCTCGTCGACCGGACTGCAGTACGTGAACGACACCTACCTCCCGCCGGAGACCGGACTCGTGGGTGCCGGAGGGGTGCATGTCTGGGAGTACATCGCGGCCGAGACCGGCAACGCCGAGTTCTCTGCAGTTTACACGCGGCCCTGGGAGAACGTGACCGAGAACGACACCACGTTCTCGATGGCGTTCATCATCGAGTAA
- the ppcA gene encoding phosphoenolpyruvate carboxylase — protein sequence MSTQHPDNANLPFFAESPELGGDDEVQEAYYAYSHLGCSEQMWDCEGKEVDNFVVRKLLTRYDTFFSEKKLGRDVFLTMRVPNPEVETAEAKILLETLESIPRSFDTASLFYGDESPPIFEVILPMTASHTAIDNIYRYYTDIVVGKQERRLGEGKTTIADWIGRFRPDRINVIPLFEEMDHMLDAHNVVRRYLEGKEIADQRVFLARSDPAMNYGLVSAVFLNQIALQNLREVSEETGTGIYPIIGVGSAPFRGGLSPLTVDRVVAEYPSAHTFTVQSAFKYDYPLEDVRTAVRRLEERTPGKPRPVDEAGALDLIERSTRAYERHLGPLAPLINRVARYIPERRKRKLHIGLFGYARSTGGISLPRAIKFTAALYSIGLPPEILGLEALDDADIGFIGEVYVNFDEDLKAAARFLNTETGFVPPELAARVADLTDVEPDEEHARLTAAIARALRENETGRLTALVLQAAHRRKFLG from the coding sequence ATGAGCACGCAGCACCCCGACAACGCCAACCTGCCGTTCTTTGCCGAGAGTCCCGAGCTCGGCGGGGATGATGAGGTGCAGGAGGCGTATTACGCCTACTCCCACCTGGGATGCAGCGAGCAGATGTGGGACTGCGAGGGAAAAGAGGTCGACAACTTCGTGGTCCGGAAACTGCTGACCCGGTACGACACCTTCTTTTCGGAGAAGAAGCTCGGCCGGGATGTCTTCCTGACGATGCGCGTCCCGAACCCCGAGGTGGAGACGGCCGAGGCGAAGATCCTTCTTGAGACGCTCGAGAGTATCCCGCGGTCGTTCGATACCGCGTCGCTCTTTTACGGGGACGAGTCCCCCCCGATCTTCGAAGTGATCCTGCCGATGACGGCCTCTCATACCGCCATCGACAACATCTACCGCTACTACACCGACATCGTCGTCGGGAAACAGGAGAGAAGGCTCGGCGAGGGGAAAACGACCATCGCAGACTGGATCGGGAGGTTCCGGCCGGACAGGATCAACGTCATCCCGCTCTTTGAGGAGATGGACCATATGCTCGACGCGCACAACGTGGTCCGTCGTTACCTCGAAGGAAAGGAGATCGCCGACCAGCGCGTCTTCCTTGCCCGGTCCGATCCCGCGATGAACTACGGGCTCGTCAGCGCAGTCTTCCTGAACCAGATCGCGCTCCAGAATCTCCGCGAGGTCTCGGAAGAGACCGGGACCGGGATCTATCCGATCATCGGCGTCGGTTCGGCACCCTTCCGGGGCGGCCTCTCACCGCTGACCGTCGACCGGGTCGTTGCCGAGTATCCGAGCGCCCACACGTTCACCGTCCAGTCGGCGTTCAAGTACGACTACCCGCTCGAAGACGTCCGGACCGCTGTCCGGAGGCTGGAGGAGCGGACGCCCGGAAAACCCCGGCCCGTCGATGAGGCGGGGGCGCTCGACCTGATCGAGAGGTCTACCCGGGCATACGAGCGACACCTCGGTCCGCTTGCCCCCCTGATCAACCGGGTTGCCCGTTACATCCCCGAACGGCGGAAGCGGAAGTTGCACATCGGCCTGTTTGGGTATGCCCGGAGCACCGGGGGGATCAGCCTGCCGAGGGCGATCAAGTTCACTGCCGCCCTCTACTCCATCGGCCTCCCTCCGGAGATCCTCGGTCTGGAGGCTCTGGACGATGCGGATATCGGGTTCATCGGAGAGGTCTACGTCAACTTTGACGAGGACCTGAAGGCTGCCGCCCGCTTCCTCAACACGGAGACCGGCTTTGTCCCGCCCGAACTCGCGGCGAGAGTCGCCGACCTGACGGACGTCGAGCCGGACGAGGAGCATGCCCGGCTCACGGCCGCGATCGCCCGGGCGCTCCGGGAGAACGAGACCGGGAGACTGACCGCGCTTGTCCTGCAAGCAGCGCACCGGCGGAAGTTCCTGGGGTAA
- a CDS encoding elongation factor EF-2 → MTRRKKMVERVTELMDKPERIRNIGIVAHIDHGKTTLSDNLLSGAGMISEELAGKQLFMDSDEEEQARGITIDASNVSMVHEYNGTEYLINMIDTPGHVDFGGDVTRAMRAVDGAVVVVDAVEGTMPQTETVLRQALKEGVRPVLFINKVDRLVNELKVDEQEMQIRLGKVIDKVNKLIKGMNEKMYNEGWKLDPVKGTVAFGSALYNWAVSVPFMKRSNVSFKDVFEKCNSGDMKWLSKKSPLHAVLLDMVVTHLPNPLQAQDRRIHIIWHGDYESTEGKSMVNCDPNGPACLMVTDISFDPHAGEVATGRLFSGTLRRGTECYIMGAAKRSNRLAQVGIFMGAERIEVEALPAGNIAAVTGLKDAIVGSTVTTLIEMTPFESLKHYSEPVMTVAVEAKNMKDLPKLVEVLRQVAKEDPTVQVSINEETGEHLISGMGELHLEIITGRIRRDKGVDIITSPPIVVYRETVTGSAGPVEGKSPNRHNRFYIELEPMDPAVVRKILDGEISMNQQAIERRDALVAAGMDKDEAKNVKAIEATNMFIDMTKGIQYLNETMELVLEGWREALHGGPLADEQVQNLKIRLVDVKLHEDAIHRGPAQVIPAVRSAVKAGLLMAGDSLLEPTQKIQITVPSEQMGAATSQIQGRRGQVFDMQSEGDTMTIVGKAPVAELFGFAGDVRSATEGRAMWSTEFAGFEIVPAGLVEEVVKGIRRRKGLKEQLPRPEDYLA, encoded by the coding sequence ATGACCCGACGAAAGAAGATGGTAGAGCGGGTGACGGAACTGATGGACAAACCGGAGCGTATCCGGAACATCGGTATCGTCGCCCACATTGATCACGGAAAGACGACACTCTCGGACAACCTGCTTTCAGGCGCAGGCATGATCAGCGAGGAGCTTGCAGGCAAGCAGCTCTTCATGGACTCCGACGAGGAGGAGCAGGCACGCGGCATCACCATCGACGCGAGCAACGTCTCGATGGTCCACGAATACAACGGGACCGAGTACCTGATCAACATGATCGATACCCCCGGCCACGTGGACTTCGGCGGTGACGTGACCCGCGCCATGCGTGCGGTGGACGGCGCCGTCGTCGTGGTGGACGCGGTCGAGGGGACCATGCCCCAGACGGAGACCGTGCTCCGGCAGGCCTTGAAGGAGGGTGTCCGCCCGGTCCTCTTCATCAACAAGGTCGACCGGCTGGTCAACGAACTGAAGGTGGACGAGCAGGAGATGCAGATCCGCCTCGGAAAGGTGATCGACAAGGTCAACAAGCTGATCAAGGGCATGAACGAGAAGATGTACAACGAAGGCTGGAAACTCGACCCCGTAAAGGGCACCGTCGCCTTCGGCTCCGCGCTCTACAACTGGGCCGTCTCCGTTCCCTTCATGAAGAGGAGCAACGTCTCGTTCAAGGACGTCTTTGAGAAGTGCAACTCCGGCGACATGAAGTGGCTCTCAAAGAAGAGCCCCCTGCACGCCGTCCTCCTCGACATGGTGGTCACGCACCTCCCGAACCCCCTTCAGGCCCAGGACCGGCGTATCCACATCATCTGGCACGGCGACTACGAGAGCACCGAGGGCAAGTCCATGGTCAACTGCGACCCGAACGGGCCCGCCTGCCTGATGGTCACCGATATCTCGTTTGACCCGCACGCGGGCGAGGTCGCCACCGGCCGTCTCTTCTCGGGAACCCTCCGCCGGGGTACCGAGTGCTACATCATGGGTGCCGCGAAGCGCTCAAACCGCCTTGCTCAGGTCGGTATCTTCATGGGTGCCGAGCGGATCGAGGTGGAAGCGCTCCCTGCCGGGAACATCGCCGCCGTGACGGGCTTAAAGGACGCCATCGTCGGTTCGACCGTCACGACGCTCATCGAGATGACTCCCTTCGAGTCGCTGAAGCACTACTCCGAGCCGGTCATGACCGTCGCGGTTGAAGCGAAGAACATGAAGGACCTCCCGAAACTCGTCGAGGTTCTCCGCCAGGTCGCGAAGGAAGACCCGACGGTTCAGGTCTCGATCAACGAGGAGACCGGCGAGCACCTGATCAGCGGCATGGGCGAGCTCCACCTCGAGATCATCACCGGCCGTATCCGGCGCGACAAGGGTGTCGATATCATCACCTCCCCGCCGATCGTCGTCTACCGCGAGACCGTCACCGGCAGTGCCGGCCCGGTCGAAGGGAAGTCGCCGAACCGTCACAACAGGTTCTACATCGAGCTCGAACCGATGGACCCTGCGGTCGTCAGGAAGATCCTGGACGGCGAGATCTCGATGAACCAGCAGGCGATCGAGCGGCGTGACGCCCTCGTGGCTGCAGGCATGGACAAGGACGAGGCCAAGAACGTCAAGGCCATCGAAGCGACCAACATGTTCATCGACATGACGAAGGGTATCCAGTACCTGAACGAGACGATGGAACTGGTCCTCGAAGGCTGGCGCGAGGCACTCCACGGCGGCCCGCTCGCAGACGAGCAGGTCCAGAACCTGAAGATCCGGCTGGTGGATGTGAAGCTCCACGAGGACGCCATCCACCGCGGTCCCGCCCAGGTCATCCCGGCAGTCCGGAGCGCCGTCAAGGCAGGTCTGCTGATGGCAGGCGACTCGCTCCTCGAGCCGACCCAGAAGATCCAGATCACGGTGCCGAGCGAGCAGATGGGCGCGGCAACCTCCCAGATCCAGGGCCGGCGGGGTCAGGTCTTCGATATGCAGAGCGAAGGCGACACGATGACGATCGTCGGCAAGGCGCCGGTCGCCGAGCTCTTCGGGTTTGCCGGTGACGTCCGGTCGGCCACCGAAGGCCGTGCGATGTGGAGCACCGAGTTCGCCGGGTTCGAGATCGTCCCGGCGGGCCTGGTCGAAGAAGTGGTCAAGGGTATCCGCCGGCGCAAGGGTCTGAAGGAACAGCTCCCGCGGCCGGAAGACTACCTGGCGTAA
- a CDS encoding 30S ribosomal protein S7 produces the protein MVEAAEAEAGAQQLLFNRWDMSEVEIHDPSLARYVNLHTMIVPHSCGKLAGQQFNKSNMLIVERLINKLMQTENNTGKKELAIRIVRDSFEIINKKTKKNPVQVLVDAVANTGPREETVRLKYGGINVPKSVDTAPQRRVDVALRFISAGVLQASHKKKKSVSEALADELISAANGDTRSYAVSKKEEKERIAKAAR, from the coding sequence ATGGTAGAAGCAGCAGAAGCGGAAGCAGGGGCACAGCAGCTCCTCTTTAACCGCTGGGACATGAGCGAGGTGGAGATCCACGATCCGAGCCTTGCCCGTTACGTCAACCTGCACACGATGATCGTGCCGCACTCCTGCGGCAAGCTTGCCGGCCAGCAGTTCAACAAGAGCAACATGCTGATCGTCGAGCGCCTGATCAACAAGCTGATGCAGACTGAGAACAACACCGGCAAGAAGGAACTTGCCATCCGCATCGTCCGGGACTCCTTTGAGATCATCAACAAGAAGACGAAGAAGAACCCGGTCCAGGTGCTGGTCGACGCGGTCGCGAACACGGGGCCCCGCGAGGAGACCGTCCGGCTGAAGTACGGCGGTATCAACGTCCCCAAGTCTGTCGACACCGCGCCCCAGAGGCGTGTCGACGTCGCCCTGCGGTTCATCTCCGCCGGTGTCCTGCAGGCGAGCCACAAGAAGAAGAAGAGTGTCAGCGAGGCGCTTGCCGACGAGCTGATCTCGGCCGCGAACGGCGACACCCGCTCCTACGCCGTCTCGAAGAAGGAAGAAAAAGAGCGTATTGCAAAGGCTGCCCGCTAA
- a CDS encoding 30S ribosomal protein S12 — protein sequence MGNGKFAARKLKRDAKNDRWHDTDYARRQLGLDVKSDPLEGAPQARGIVLEKVGVEAKQPNSAIRKCVRVQLIKNGRQVTAFAVGDGAINFIDEHDEVEIEGIGGRLGRSMGDIPGVRFVVTKVNNVSLNEMVIGRKEKPRR from the coding sequence ATGGGAAATGGTAAATTTGCAGCCCGAAAGCTGAAGCGCGACGCAAAGAACGACCGGTGGCACGACACCGACTACGCGCGGCGTCAGCTCGGACTCGACGTGAAATCCGACCCCCTTGAGGGAGCGCCGCAGGCCCGCGGGATCGTTCTCGAGAAGGTGGGTGTGGAGGCAAAGCAGCCGAACTCTGCGATCAGAAAGTGCGTCCGCGTACAGCTGATCAAGAACGGCCGTCAGGTAACCGCATTCGCCGTCGGCGACGGCGCCATCAACTTCATCGACGAGCACGATGAGGTCGAGATCGAGGGTATCGGCGGCAGGCTGGGCCGGTCGATGGGTGATATCCCCGGCGTCCGGTTCGTCGTGACCAAGGTCAACAACGTCAGCCTGAATGAAATGGTCATCGGGCGGAAAGAGAAGCCGCGGAGGTAA
- a CDS encoding 6-pyruvoyl trahydropterin synthase family protein yields the protein MTTRIYKEVFFEATHRLIHYQGKCFRLHGHQWRVEVWIDGTADERTGIVLDYNCIKEVVGRFDHQVILNAEDPMAACIETFHPVVTTEGDPTSELLAAVIAGMIDTEAARRGHDARVSKIRVWESTTCYAERIYDRQ from the coding sequence ATGACAACCCGGATATACAAGGAGGTTTTTTTCGAGGCAACCCATCGCCTGATCCACTATCAGGGGAAGTGTTTCCGGTTGCACGGCCACCAGTGGCGCGTCGAAGTATGGATAGACGGGACGGCGGACGAGCGCACCGGGATCGTTTTAGACTACAACTGCATCAAAGAGGTCGTCGGGCGGTTCGACCACCAGGTGATCCTGAACGCGGAGGACCCCATGGCGGCGTGCATCGAGACGTTCCACCCGGTCGTCACCACCGAGGGCGACCCCACGAGCGAACTCCTCGCCGCGGTGATCGCGGGGATGATCGACACCGAAGCCGCACGCCGGGGACACGACGCCCGCGTCTCGAAGATCCGGGTCTGGGAGTCCACGACCTGTTACGCAGAGCGCATATATGATCGTCAGTGA
- a CDS encoding 7-carboxy-7-deazaguanine synthase QueE codes for MIVSEIFRSLQGEGKNQGRPCTFIRLAGCNLRCAWCDTSYAWEGGKEMSVTEVLDRVWLINGKQICITGGEPLLQGEELLELLQKFNRHGYTVEIETNGTRDFRELQAFASICMDVKCPSSGERSDLRLLPFLTPRDCVKFVVADEDDFLYARAVMSRYEIRAEILISPVEGSDYRAIADYIVEENLPVRFQVQLHKILGIK; via the coding sequence ATGATCGTCAGTGAGATCTTCCGGAGCCTCCAGGGCGAGGGCAAAAACCAGGGACGGCCCTGCACCTTCATCAGGCTTGCCGGATGCAACCTCCGGTGCGCCTGGTGCGACACCTCCTACGCCTGGGAAGGCGGGAAGGAGATGAGCGTCACGGAGGTCCTCGACCGGGTCTGGCTCATAAACGGGAAACAGATCTGCATCACCGGCGGGGAACCGCTCCTGCAGGGCGAGGAACTCCTTGAACTCCTCCAGAAGTTCAACCGGCACGGCTACACCGTCGAGATCGAGACGAACGGCACCCGCGACTTCCGCGAGCTGCAGGCTTTCGCCTCCATCTGCATGGACGTGAAATGCCCCTCGTCGGGCGAGCGGAGCGATCTCCGGCTTCTCCCCTTCCTCACTCCCCGCGACTGCGTCAAGTTCGTGGTGGCGGACGAGGACGACTTCCTCTACGCCCGTGCGGTGATGTCCCGCTACGAGATCCGGGCCGAGATCCTGATCTCGCCGGTCGAGGGGTCGGACTACCGCGCCATCGCGGACTACATCGTCGAGGAGAACCTCCCGGTGAGGTTCCAGGTACAGCTTCACAAGATCCTGGGGATAAAATGA
- the queC gene encoding 7-cyano-7-deazaguanine synthase QueC: MMKAVCLLSGGMDSTTLAYVAKDMGYDIVALHFTYGQRTEAKERECARKVADLLDAREFVEIGLEHFKKIGASSLTDESIPVEEYAGEEEGIPSTYVPFRNGNLLAIATSLAEARRAEAVFIGVQTGDYPGYPDCRPEFIEAFQRAVDLGTAADPRITLMTPFVRMTKVDIVRKGLSLGVPYEETWSCYQKNDKACGVCSSCHYRREAFRELGIEDPIAYER, translated from the coding sequence ATGATGAAAGCGGTCTGTCTTTTATCGGGCGGCATGGACTCCACCACGCTCGCCTACGTCGCAAAGGATATGGGTTACGATATCGTCGCGCTCCACTTCACCTACGGGCAGCGGACCGAGGCAAAGGAGCGCGAGTGCGCCCGGAAGGTCGCGGACCTGCTCGATGCACGGGAGTTCGTCGAGATCGGCCTCGAGCACTTCAAGAAGATCGGGGCGTCGAGCCTGACGGATGAGAGTATACCGGTCGAGGAGTATGCCGGCGAGGAGGAGGGGATACCGAGCACCTACGTCCCCTTCCGGAACGGAAACCTCCTCGCCATCGCGACCAGCCTCGCGGAGGCCCGACGGGCGGAGGCGGTCTTCATCGGCGTCCAGACCGGGGACTACCCGGGCTACCCCGACTGCCGGCCGGAGTTCATCGAGGCGTTCCAGCGGGCGGTCGACCTCGGCACGGCCGCCGACCCGCGGATCACCCTGATGACGCCGTTCGTCCGGATGACGAAGGTGGATATCGTCAGAAAAGGCCTCTCGCTCGGCGTTCCCTACGAGGAGACCTGGTCCTGTTACCAGAAGAACGATAAGGCCTGCGGCGTCTGCTCCTCCTGCCACTACCGGAGGGAGGCGTTCCGCGAGTTGGGCATCGAAGACCCGATCGCGTACGAGAGGTGA
- a CDS encoding NUDIX hydrolase: MEIYRGKRLTVEKKEVTLPNGKRKERLVVHPGGAVAILPLEGEDCYLLRQYRFAVDDYIYEAPAGTIDEGEEPDGTAYRELIEETGMKAETFVPKGWIYPSPGYTDERIWLYLATGLSPCSDYSMDDDEVIEVVRVPVTELRAMIADGRIVDAKTICLACRCLL; encoded by the coding sequence ATGGAGATATACCGCGGCAAGAGGCTTACCGTCGAGAAGAAAGAGGTCACCCTCCCGAACGGGAAGAGAAAGGAGCGGCTGGTCGTCCACCCCGGCGGAGCGGTCGCGATCCTCCCTCTCGAGGGTGAGGACTGCTACCTCCTCCGGCAGTACCGGTTCGCCGTCGACGACTACATCTACGAAGCGCCGGCAGGCACCATCGACGAGGGCGAAGAGCCGGACGGGACCGCCTACCGCGAGCTGATCGAGGAGACCGGGATGAAGGCGGAGACCTTCGTCCCGAAAGGCTGGATCTACCCCTCCCCCGGCTACACCGACGAGCGGATCTGGCTCTACCTCGCAACAGGGCTCTCCCCCTGCTCCGACTACTCGATGGACGACGACGAGGTGATCGAGGTCGTCCGCGTCCCGGTGACGGAGTTACGAGCGATGATCGCGGACGGCAGGATCGTCGATGCAAAGACGATCTGCCTCGCCTGCCGCTGCCTTCTGTGA